In Synchiropus splendidus isolate RoL2022-P1 chromosome 11, RoL_Sspl_1.0, whole genome shotgun sequence, the DNA window CGTTTCTTCTCCATCTGTCGCTTTGTCTGCTGCGGTGAATGACAGACTGAGGGTGGTCCCACTTCTGAAGGCTCTGCCAGAGAGGACTCTTTCTTCTGTCTCGGATGACAGAGGGACTCTCTGCTGGTGGCCCGTCCACTCCTTTGATGTCTGGTGCCCAAATAATAAAGGCACTGGAGCCCACGCAATTTGGCCAAAAAGTGACGTTACCATGGAAACATGTtacgatgaagatgatgatgacagggAGCTTTAGACCTTTAAAGACATTATCCGGTcccttgtttttgtgtgtttgtagatGCTGGTCAAGCAGAAGGAAGCCAACCGTCAGAGCATGTTGCTGCTCCAGAACTCGGAGCCCAGCGTGCAGCTGCTGAAAGCTCTGGAGGACGTGGCCACCATCACCAAGACTCTGGAGGAGGAGCGTCTGGAGCATCAGCAGAAGGTAGAGGCTCAGAAAAGCTTTGGTGAAGGTGGACGGGACTGACTGAGACCGGTCCGAGGTGAGCCCCCGAGTCTCACTCGACCTTTCTCTGGCCTGTAGGTGCAGAGTCTGGAGTCTCAGCTGGAGCAGAGCTGCatgaagaaagagctggagACTCTGCAGAGGCAATTGgaactgctggaggaggagaagaaggaagtggagggacgactgacgcagcagcagaagaggagtCAAGAGCTAGAGAAGCGAAGTGAGTGGAGGAGAACGTACACGATTCCATTcctatatttgtggggaccggTCATTGAcatactttccccagcctcaaaCTCAAACTTGATTCAGAAGAAGTAGTACATTTCATCTCTTCTCTGTAATCAAACGGACCTGAACCTTCACGCCGTCTGTGTTTACCTGGCCACAGACGGTTCAACCGTCTGCTCCTAGATTTTGGCGAGGAGTTTCAGTCGCAGCAAACTCACAGATGTTGCTTTTAATTAGGTCAGGAACCAAGTGAGTAGGTGCAAGTAACACGATGCAAATATGGGGAACACGTGTGTGAGCTGAACATGTGGTCCAACCTCAAGAATATGCTGAACACACACGGATGTGGACTGAGCCagttcttctctctgcagttCATGAGCTGCAGATGAAGGAGGAAGTCGCCACGACGACCAGCactgctccccctcctcctgaaCCTGCTGTGGCGCCACCACCTGCCCCCATCCCGCAGCCTCCCCCGCCTCccccgcctcctccacctccaccgccTCCACCCCCGCCCTCCAGATGCAACCCCCTGAGGTGAGAGCAGTTTTCAGCTTCACACCTGAGGATGAACAGTCGAGAGAAACTAATATATGAACACACAAGACACAAAAAGCTGGTTGAGATTATGGGAAATATTTTGAGCCCGTGTTTATGTCCtctattatttattcatcaagCAAGAACATCAtattctgataaaaaaaaaaatagaaagtagCTCACTAAAAATAAGGTAAATAacctaaaaatacataaataataacaaaaacaaaacctctaagactgatgaaaaatgtattgTTCTTATGATTCttattgttaaataaatagCTTAGGAAGTACAGGAACTGTAAAACTGAAAACTGGTTCAAATACAGTGGAATAAAACTACATACAAATATATCATATAAATGTAATAACTAGAAATATTGGAGTACATTAAAGGAGCTTCTTGCTAAGAAGGAAAAGCAAGGCATTTTATACCTTACTGATAATAGTTTTTCCATCCTGGGTTTATTCTTAAATCtgaacaatgttttttgttttgtggccCAGTTCTCTGATCGCCATCATGAGGAAGTCCTCTAAAGGTTCCAAAGGCTCGGTGAAGGCCGAGCAGCCTCAAGGTGAGTCCTGAGACTCACTGTCTGTCAACAAGTCTGGTGAGTCACGGAAGCTCTCGACCCGCTCAGCGTCGGAGGGCGTGGACGACGTGAAGGTGAAGGCGGTGAACGAGATGATGGAGCGGATCAAACATGGCGTCGTCCTGCGGCCGGTCAAGAGCCAGGAGAGCAAGGTCAGACCAGTGTGTGTTGAGAAAGCTCTGGTGTCTTCCACCCACCTGGACACCAGAACGCGCCTCTTTAAAGACTCCGCTCACTCTGCTTTATTAGGTATTGATCTCGCCGAGCTCCCTGATCAGCGCCCGCCCCTCCCTCATTTATCATCGTTGCTCTGATGTTTGCGAGGCCTCGCAGCTCAACATCCATTTTAATTCGTATAAAAGTGAACGATCAATGACGTGGACCAAAGCCACCGCTCTTCATTCAGACAGCTTCACTGGCAAACACTGACTCATACATAATATCGTGTttaatattgtgttttgttttacacacagTCAAAAATCTCATTATTAAATTATGAATTGATGATGGTTTTATTGGTTTGAATGCCATACTACTATACTATCTGTCTATTGCCTTCATTGTATTCCATTGACTCAAAGGGATTTTtattaacatttacattttattaatattaacaGATTAATATTAgcggtgggactttaacaagttcattatgatatgatataatataattaattacaacagcaaaataataatttaatttaactgaacagtttgctctccagaccacagggaacctttgtaagtgcagcagttcctggtccactgatcccactgatgcgcaagacacgtggcagaTAGGAtgataacagcaacaacaaacatggaggtatccctgaacaaaagcgaacaaaagcatctgtttgctttcgttcagggaggtttttcactacactaTGGCAAAagtttttcaagacattaaaagagctttagtttaaataaggcgatataaaaacttgaatatagccaccatcctgatttattgtgccattgtcaaactgatgcaaaataaacaatattttgttatttaaatgtatgtatggatccatcatttcattcagtaatataccaaattcattcaaattgaaaaatgtggcttctggtggcaaatattcttataccattaaactgcgattaattaagATTAATAACCATAAATTCTcaaattaactagattttttaaataaaattcaaatatatatatatatatatatatatatatatatatatatatatatatatatatatatatatatatatatatatatatatatatatatatttgattgatttgattaaaaaaatctagtttatatatagtatatatatatatatattaacaatATATTAACAATATAAACTagcttattttatgtttttgttttggatttattaaatcatatttatttgacatttttgaggTGTTTCTTGTTTGCAATTATATTCACTTTTTagtaaaaatgtgaaataatatcTCATTATTCGATTTATTGTTCACTTTTTTGGTCTTGAAATTGTGGTGGATTTAATTCTAGTTTTGCACTATGATTGTTGTGATAGCAGCAGcattcaaatgtgtgtttccgTCCTTGTTCTTCCCCTCCATGCTGCCACCACAGCGGGTCGCAGTCAAAGTGAGTATATTGACGCCGGCATCCATCTTTGTGACAACCTGTTCTCCCCCAGGGGGTCCGGCCTGGTCCCCTCCAGGGGTCCGACATGGTCCACCTCCTGACCTCATGAACCTCCCCTTACATTTCAATCAGCTGAGCACATTTATGCACGCATCCTGAGCTCACTCATTTGAACCTTTGAGTGAATCAATATGGGTGTTTGGGGGTTAGATTCGGGGTCACACATGGCAGGTGTTGGCGCAGTCACCAATGTCAGTCTCTTGATTTTCCAGCAGCCGCCGGTGAGTGAGGAGAAGCCACAGGAAAGTGCCATGGATGAGCTCAAAGGAATTTTGGTAAGAATTagatttcattttaaacatgacAGGAGCATGAATGAGCGTGAAGTCGATGTTGTTAAAAGAGGCTGGATTGTTGTGTCAGGAAACGGTGAAGCGCAGTCCCAGCAGAGGCTCGCAGGAGgccacgccctcgccgcccagCAAGAAGACGGACAGCGAGCTGGAGGTGATTCTGAGACGCCGGCGCAACAAAGCGGGAGAAGCTGGCTCTGGAGGTAAAGTCAAACAcgatgaagcctcatgaagcctcgtcgTCCGTAGGTGGTGCTCTGATCTGAAAATGGTTGTTGAAAGACTGCAGcactgagagcgccatctggtgggctctgaaaaagaTGACACTTCATCTCTGAATCAGAGGATTTGGTTTGCTGTCCAGACTCAGAGAGCAGAAATGAGAAAGAGAAAGTTGTCAATGCGGAAGCTTTTAATTCTGCTGCGATCAATGATGGAAAAACTGAACCAGTCACTCCAAACTGTGTCAGATGGGTCGGCTTCCCTTTTCACTGAAATCGACTTTGCCTCCGAGCATGTACGATCACAGCAGGAGTCTGGATGGTTGACAGGAGGTCAGCTAGTTCGAATGCTGCATCAAAATCACCACATATTTTATCTCTGTCTTAAAAAAATTGAGAGTTTCAATTTATGCTTTTACTTTCTAAAGGAACATCTCCGTCCTCCTTCTGTATTCCAGATGAGCGGGACGGTCAGCTGAGCCATGTCTCGTCCTCCGACAGCCTCAACGGGAGACGAGCCAGCACCGACTCGGGCAAAGATCTGGAGGGTCCAAACGGAACCCTGAACCCAATGGTCAGCGTTCAGAGGCGCGGGTCCGGACCTGGGCCCATCGTGGCGAGGAGGAAGAGCTCGGACACGGGCAGAGAGCCAAGAGCCGGGTCCTGGCAGGAGAGGCGCTCCTGCAGCTCGATGTCGGAGAAAGACTCGGCTGAGAGTCCGGTCAACGGCTGCATCAACAGGTGCGTGTGACCTAGCCATCCGGTGTAAAGGTCAGGGTCATGCTCATCGTGACTTATCCTCCTTACACAGTGCGGAGGAAGAGGCAGCTGTGAATGGGACCTTGAAATCCGTCCAGTCCAATGGAGTCGACCATGTGGAGCCCGGCGAGGACGCCGACGTTTACACCGCTCCTGTGAATGGAAGCGGTGACGCCGAGTGTTAGAGCGAGCTCAGAGCATCCCCAATGTTTGTGCCTGTAACCTTCACAGATCCGCATCCTCCCAGCGAATCAAACGGAGGCATGTGGAAGTTACAGAACACAACACTGTGGGACGGACGTGAACTGACCGAGGGAAGTTGCACTCGTTTTGCACAGAacctcatttcttttctttcgcTCTCACGATTCTTGCTTCAGTTTCCGTTTCAGATTTTACTGGCTGACTTTTAAACTACTGCACTGTACTGTTGTCCTTATCATCTGTGAACTGGGGGGCTGCACGCATATgttgggtcacatgaccagatgtTCCGTAAGCCGGTGTGTAGTGAGTGTGATGTAGGTGAAGTTACTTTGAGTTACAGTGGGAACCTCGGTGGACGGAAACCGACATGATAAGGGTTGGAACCCTGTAAAACTGTCATACCAGCAGCAGTAATGTTACGTCAGAAGATATCGCATTAGCACGGCCAACATCAATCGTAGTAAGAAAATGCAAAaactgcttcctgtttgtccaACCTGAGGTTGATGGTGCAGCCCTCTTCTCTGGTAGCTTCTTTCCCAGGTGCTGAGtgaaacctcctcctcctgcttctgagAGTGAGGAACGACAACCAGGAACAAAGAGGACGAGACAGTTCCAGTGAACGCAACTGTTTTGTGTTCACATGGTGGACGTCGACGTGTGAGCGTTCTACCTCTCCACAGACACCTGCCTCCTGAGTCACTGGCCAAGCTCCCTCCACCTGAGAACACGCGTCTTCCTCTTGCCCTGGTGGCCTGTATGCACACGACACCCCCCTGTTACGTCCATCACCGCGCACTTCCTGTTGTGCAAAAAGTATGCAAATACATATTTGTGAGAcggcttttcttttttcaaagcACAGATTCACCATTTGCAGTGCATTTTTCTGTCCCTTTGTTTGACTCTAATGCAATTGAAAGTGCTGATAAGGCTGCACGTGAACCAGGGCATATCGGCTGGAGCACTGCTTCACTGTTGTTTGCCTTATGTTGACCATGAGGGAGGTGTGAGTGTAGCGTGGGGTTCGCAAGTGTGAACCTTAACACCAGTGACGGACAGGTCAAACCTCAGACAAACATCATTTTAATGGAACGCCCcctattgagctctgaaaacactgCTTCGTGAAACCTTATCGACCGATCACTAGAGAATACAATAACCGTATGTCGATCCCTCTGTTTACTGAGCTCAACTTAGAGTGTAGCTCttgattttgaaatgtgtttgcgGCAACAATTCTATGTTTGTACTCCACAAATAGTCACTTCTCCATAACATCATGGTCCACCAATGCATCTCTCTCAAACAAATATATGCACATGTGGAATAAAACCAACGACTAGAAACTGTACAAATCAGCCTTAAATGCAATACATTTAGCAAACTCCACCTTCCTATTGTGTAGATACGGGAAAACATTGTGGATCAAGCTGCAacggaatttttttttctgatggttTGCAAACCACATGATACACTCACATCTCCAAATGATTCTTCTTACTCATTTTCCAATTCCTGTTAACCCGGTGGTTACTTGCCGATGATGAATCGCTGTATACTGAAGGCTGTGTGTgcgagtatgtgtgtgtgtgctgaggatATAAATGGAttgtgaaaagatttttttaaaaatgggtTTTCATTTTCGCACCACtagaaataaatgacaaatgaatccTATCTATGGTTTGTGCGTCACTCATCAGTTGTGGTCATCTTTTTGTGACTTAATCCCTTTTATTATCACACcaggaatttttatttttaaaaattatatttagaaatatattaattaaaacaaatacatgttatttagaattattattattatgtacaatatttcatttatgtattcatgtattaatatttttcaCTAATGGACATTGACAATTGCATAAATGTCCACTGCTGCTACAATCTGGTAACCCGTTTAAACTCAGATGGGAAACGTTTAATCTATAAAACGATATGAATTGCGCACCTCACAGTTTCTGCGTGTTATGAAGTACTGTACTTGAAATGGTGGTAACTCTCCGagacagcagatggcgctgtgaCCCTGCCAAGACAAGAAGACACACCGGCGCGAGCGATGGgcaaaacagttcattttagtGACTCAGTTCATTGAATCTCGTTCAGtaaaggaactttttttttcagtcttacCGTACTTTCACATCGGCAGCATGTATCACGCAGATGGATTTTATTCATACAGTTTATTATTTCTAAAAGATCATGACGTGAACGTGCCTTAAGTTTCGCCACCTAGAGGCGACTTGCAACATTGTAATTGAATTAATTGCAGTCTGATGTAAAAGTTAATTTCATTGACTTTAACaacattttacaaataaaacagtGTCAAACGTGGCGTGCTGTTAAAATTtggcatttttttctgtttgcagacattcttTATACAATTTActgcttgaatgaagaagtggttgGACATCATTCTTCAAGATCTGGAAACATTTGCAAAGGATGAATGGTCCAAAATTCCTGTCGATACATGCAAGAAGCTTATGAGCAATTATAAAAATCGTTTAGAGGCTGTGAAAAAAATAAGGGTTTTGCAACTGAGTATTGAGgcagggtatgaataattttggacagtgtgattttttttgtcttcaccctgttaaagatgtttatttataCTTTCTATGTTAAATAAATAGGTTATGGCTTCAGTCTTTCTTGCGTATCCTGTTTAAGTAAAATCTGAAGCGATATACTAATgtgtaactgaaaaaaataaggaaaaaagtGAACTCCCTGGGATGACTCGCAGTTCTCAGTTCATTTTGAAGAGTCGTTCAAATGAACGAATCGTTCAAAGAACCACGCATCACTGACCGGCACCAAGATGGCGTCGCAGTACTACATGGAGATGCAGGAGAGCTTCAGGAACAACAGCAAAAGTCGGGAGATCGCGGCTCACTCTGCCAAAGTTCACTCAGTAGCGTGGAGCTGTGATGGCAGGAGACTCGCCTCTGGATCCTTCGATAAAACCGCCAGCGTGTTTATCCTCGAGAAGGACCGATTGGTGAGACCGCTGTGcagttagcatgctagcattAGCTCTGTTTTGGTGGATGGAGCACTCCAGACAAACGCGCCTATTAATTTCTGatgctttatttgtttattcataatGTCGAAAGGGATTAGTGATACTGGCGGTAAGTTTTGGGAACAAACTAGCGCTGACGAGAAAGTATGACGGTGTCATCGCTCGTACTGGAATGTTTGAGAGGAAATAACTGGGAAAAGGAGCAATGAAGCGACACTTTTCAGTGCAACTACTGCAGCAGCTACCACAGTTACTATACGGTGAAGTTGAGTTCTGGACCTTCAAAAAGAAGAATAATCAAAATAGGCACAGATACATTACATTTTaggttgtttttatttcacttttggGAGTGATGGCAGTCCGACGTTTGTAGGAATGACAAACCATATGAACCCTAATAAACAAGTGATATTTATATTAATGCAACAAGGTTGAGAACATGTGTTGAGTTCTAGTTTTGTCTAGAGTATTGAAAGGTATGTCTTCTTCCAggtgaaagaaaacaactaCAGGGGTCACAGTGACAGTGTGGATCAGCTGTGCTGGCACCCCACCAACCCAGATCTCTTCGTCACAGCATCTGGCGACAAGACCATCCGAATATGGGACGTCCGCACGACCAAATGTATCGCAACGGTTAACACAAAAGGTGACGTAACGTTGAACGTGTAACAAGTCAATGTTTTCAACCGTGTTACACAGTTTAAATGGCTTTTTAAAGAAGTTTAATCCAGAGGTCTGTCTACCTCCAGGTGAGAACATCAACATCTGCTGGAGCCCCGACGGCCAGACCATCGCCGTGGGCAACAAAGACGACGTGGTGACCTTCATCGACGCCAAGACGCATCGGTCCAGAGCGGAGGAGCAGTTCAAGTTCGAGGTGAACGAGATCTCCTGGAACAACGACAACGACATGTTCTTCCTCACCAATGGGAACGGCTGCATCAACATTCtgaggtgagacacacacatgcacacacactctgagtCACACAGGTCTTCACCAAACGCCTCTCCAGTTATCCAGAGCTGAAGCCCATCCAGTCCATCAACGCTCACCCCTCCAACTGCATCTGCATCAAGTTCGACCCCACAGGAAAGTACTTTGCTACAGGAAGTGCTGATGCTCTGGTCAGTCTGTGGGACGTGGACGAgctggtgtgtgtgcgctgctTCTCACGGTGAGAAAAACAAGTTCATCGACACCGAACATCTCACTCATGTGTTGCTCTCACTCTGTCCCGATCCCAAACAGTAGTTTGACTCTCAGTCTGCTCatgtattatttacattttgcttcgattttttttgtttgtttgttttaaagatGTGCCAACTACATTGTCTTTAACTACTCACTTTTCAGACTGGACTGGCCTGTGAGGACACTGAGCTTCAGCCATGATGGGAAGATGTTGGCGTCGGCGTCGGAGGACCACTTCATAGACATCGCAGAAGTAGAAACAGGTGAGACGCATCAGTGCTTTACGTCTCCGTGGCTCAGGTTTGCAACAGGAAAGGAAAACTTCATGACAATGTCTCTGTAGGAGAGAAACTCTGGGAGGTTCAGTGCGACTCACCGACCTTCACGGTGGCCTGGCACCCCAAGAGGCCTCTGCTGGCCTATGCCTGCGACGACAAGGAGGGCAAGTATGAGAACAACCGCGAGGCTGGAACGGTCAAACTCTTTGGGCTTCCCAACGACTCTTGAGACTCATCGCCGCCTCCTGACCGCCAAAATGAGCTGGACTTCCACCGCTAAGAGGCGCTGTTGTCCAACTAAGAAACAGCCCGTACAACAGTCACTGTTTTTCTGTAAAATACCCTTCATTTTGATATTAAAACATGTCTTTTTGTACATCTGTCGTCTCATTTTTTTCAGCTCTGCAGCTAGTTTTATGAGTAGAAGAAGTTTAGATTTTATATCTGTACTCCAATACACATCTTAAATGTCAATTAAAACCGTGGAATTataacattttttatatattatattataacaaCTTTTTAAATCGTCTTCATAAATGTCGCAACACAGTGGACTTTAAGGCAAAACGACGATATTTACCCTAAAGATGATCTAATCTAAATGTACAGTAAATATCAAAAGCTTTTAAAATACCTCCATTTGTATTCAAGGAAGCGTCGTCGTTTCTAGGATGAGAAGAGAAAAATTACTCTttcaaggataaaaaaaaaaaaactcttttgcCAGTTAACGCTTGTATTTGAAGCTGCACCTGACAGCAGGTGACGCCTTTTCAATTAAACAATCCAACATGGCGTCGCCGTCCAGCCAGGGTCCGACAGAGAGCCTCCGAAGTACTAAAGTACGGGAAATGTCTGCTCACACAGCCAGAGTCCACTCGGTGGCGTGGAGCTGTGACGGCGAGAGACTTGCTTCTGGCTCCGTTGATAAAACTGCGGGCGTTTTTATGCTCGAGAAGGACCGTTTGGTGAGTCGTTTGTTTAGCATGCTAATGTTAACTTTGTTGAGACTGAGCGTCGACTTTTTGGTCATGTGAAATCCCTGTTTTAACTGAACGAATCATTTCAGTGATACAGTTTTGTCATTCAATTTGTCTTGtatatttgttaaaaaaaacagtcaaaactgCGGTTCAACTACCAATATTCTTAGctgcaacattttattttgttattgttatgttaCTTCAATGTTCCATTTGAAGTAACATTTTTCGAggtgagtgaaataaaaaagttttgaatTCATTGTTTGTAGTGTACATTTCCACTCTAATATTATTCACTCAGTCTTGCTAATGCTCggttt includes these proteins:
- the shtn3 gene encoding shootin-1 isoform X2; the protein is MLPGSSSAQMEGCEEERDTVIQTECTRLTEERDEAERQLKHIKRVSQMVIEEVSVLQTQLEIEKSCRENAEALATKLNCENRKLKYLSLSSRPCLDELLPSISDCIALEADTDAADCSPDTFTQYQEQVKELRDTVSSLLEEKKNFVCQIHDQQRRIEELMVQAEKDQAAMKELRETVEQQRTTIKRFNRVSMMATQEFEGMKEQLDLEQSLRVKAESYAHEMLVKQKEANRQSMLLLQNSEPSVQLLKALEDVATITKTLEEERLEHQQKVQSLESQLEQSCMKKELETLQRQLELLEEEKKEVEGRLTQQQKRSQELEKRIHELQMKEEVATTTSTAPPPPEPAVAPPPAPIPQPPPPPPPPPPPPPPPPPSRCNPLSSLIAIMRKSSKGSKGSVKAEQPQASEGVDDVKVKAVNEMMERIKHGVVLRPVKSQESKRVAVKPPVSEEKPQESAMDELKGILETVKRSPSRGSQEATPSPPSKKTDSELEVILRRRRNKAGEAGSGDERDGQLSHVSSSDSLNGRRASTDSGKDLEGPNGTLNPMVSVQRRGSGPGPIVARRKSSDTGREPRAGSWQERRSCSSMSEKDSAESPVNGCINSAEEEAAVNGTLKSVQSNGVDHVEPGEDADVYTAPVNGSGDAEC
- the shtn3 gene encoding shootin-1 isoform X1, whose protein sequence is MLPGSSSAQMEGCEEERDTVIQTECTRLTEERDEAERQLKHIKRVSQMVIEEVSVLQTQLEIEKSCRENAEALATKLNCENRKLKYLSLSSRPCLDELLPSISDCIALEADTDAADCSPDTFTQYQEQVKELRDTVSSLLEEKKNFVCQIHDQQRRIEELMVQAEKDQAAMKELRETVEQQRTTIKRFNRVSMMATQEFEGMKEQLDLEQSLRVKAESYAHEMLVKQKEANRQSMLLLQNSEPSVQLLKALEDVATITKTLEEERLEHQQKVQSLESQLEQSCMKKELETLQRQLELLEEEKKEVEGRLTQQQKRSQELEKRIHELQMKEEVATTTSTAPPPPEPAVAPPPAPIPQPPPPPPPPPPPPPPPPPSRCNPLSSLIAIMRKSSKGSKGSVKAEQPQASEGVDDVKVKAVNEMMERIKHGVVLRPVKSQESKRVAVKQPPVSEEKPQESAMDELKGILETVKRSPSRGSQEATPSPPSKKTDSELEVILRRRRNKAGEAGSGDERDGQLSHVSSSDSLNGRRASTDSGKDLEGPNGTLNPMVSVQRRGSGPGPIVARRKSSDTGREPRAGSWQERRSCSSMSEKDSAESPVNGCINSAEEEAAVNGTLKSVQSNGVDHVEPGEDADVYTAPVNGSGDAEC
- the shtn3 gene encoding shootin-1 isoform X3, whose protein sequence is MLPGSSSAQMEGCEEERDTVIQTECTRLTEERDEAERQLKHIKRVSQMVIEEVSVLQTQLEIEKSCRENAEALATKLNCENRKLKYLSLSSRPCLDELLPSISDCIALEADTDAADCSPDTFTQYQEQVKELRDTVSSLLEEKKNFVCQIHDQQRRIEELMVQAEKDQAAMKELRETVEQQRTTIKRFNRVSMMATQEFEGMKEQLDLEQSLRVKAESYAHEMLVKQKEANRQSMLLLQNSEPSVQLLKALEDVATITKTLEEERLEHQQKVQSLESQLEQSCMKKELETLQRQLELLEEEKKEVEGRLTQQQKRSQELEKRIHELQMKEEVATTTSTAPPPPEPAVAPPPAPIPQPPPPPPPPPPPPPPPPPSRCNPLSSLIAIMRKSSKGSKGSVKAEQPQASEGVDDVKVKAVNEMMERIKHGVVLRPVKSQESKQPPVSEEKPQESAMDELKGILETVKRSPSRGSQEATPSPPSKKTDSELEVILRRRRNKAGEAGSGDERDGQLSHVSSSDSLNGRRASTDSGKDLEGPNGTLNPMVSVQRRGSGPGPIVARRKSSDTGREPRAGSWQERRSCSSMSEKDSAESPVNGCINSAEEEAAVNGTLKSVQSNGVDHVEPGEDADVYTAPVNGSGDAEC
- the shtn3 gene encoding shootin-1 isoform X4, whose amino-acid sequence is MLPGSSSAQMEGCEEERDTVIQTECTRLTEERDEAERQLKHIKRVSQMVIEEVSVLQTQLEIEKSCRENAEALATKLNCENRKLKYLSLSSRPCLDELLPSISDCIALEADTDAADCSPDTFTQYQEQVKELRDTVSSLLEEKKNFVCQIHDQQRRIEELMVQAEKDQAAMKELRETVEQQRTTIKRFNRVSMMATQEFEGMKEQLDLEQSLRVKAESYAHEMLVKQKEANRQSMLLLQNSEPSVQLLKALEDVATITKTLEEERLEHQQKVQSLESQLEQSCMKKELETLQRQLELLEEEKKEVEGRLTQQQKRSQELEKRIHELQMKEEVATTTSTAPPPPEPAVAPPPAPIPQPPPPPPPPPPPPPPPPPSRCNPLSSLIAIMRKSSKGSKGSVKAEQPQASEGVDDVKVKAVNEMMERIKHGVVLRPVKSQESKPPVSEEKPQESAMDELKGILETVKRSPSRGSQEATPSPPSKKTDSELEVILRRRRNKAGEAGSGDERDGQLSHVSSSDSLNGRRASTDSGKDLEGPNGTLNPMVSVQRRGSGPGPIVARRKSSDTGREPRAGSWQERRSCSSMSEKDSAESPVNGCINSAEEEAAVNGTLKSVQSNGVDHVEPGEDADVYTAPVNGSGDAEC
- the LOC128767476 gene encoding THO complex subunit 3 yields the protein MASQYYMEMQESFRNNSKSREIAAHSAKVHSVAWSCDGRRLASGSFDKTASVFILEKDRLVKENNYRGHSDSVDQLCWHPTNPDLFVTASGDKTIRIWDVRTTKCIATVNTKGENINICWSPDGQTIAVGNKDDVVTFIDAKTHRSRAEEQFKFEVNEISWNNDNDMFFLTNGNGCINILSYPELKPIQSINAHPSNCICIKFDPTGKYFATGSADALVSLWDVDELVCVRCFSRLDWPVRTLSFSHDGKMLASASEDHFIDIAEVETGEKLWEVQCDSPTFTVAWHPKRPLLAYACDDKEGKYENNREAGTVKLFGLPNDS